One Umboniibacter marinipuniceus DNA window includes the following coding sequences:
- a CDS encoding PcfJ domain-containing protein, translated as MPMQPELLLGCLSNGDLRLDASDALGYPCVNIVKTWSDRLEVYNGADGDQPKEQVYLFDIPISLEILQKNVYAEYWIESIPKPILNSCLELPSIQLFVLHCVANSRDAADLLLSNPALCYLWAWVNYSYLQSRPGEIDTLLDQLHAKQLNILRQIAPRAPKAAVKLLKRLDVASIDPFRRNALLTILQDATLVLKLSHQQALCFPSLLIADRYSWAVNQRVFGILIRLQRQELRLLDDAIAMSDGRAIQALARCETWPEVVACHDRWAREWNRGRLFEEMLLRDDRGIAIAFPPPPVEPTSDICWLATPDEVMQEGRNLRHCISSYVTKVQRGEYAVYHLREPYNVTIGLRRSALGWQLDQIRGVCNRSPTTEEHSIVDEWLRAKGLSLVFDN; from the coding sequence ATGCCGATGCAACCTGAGCTATTGTTGGGCTGTCTGTCGAACGGAGATCTTAGACTCGACGCATCCGACGCACTCGGATATCCCTGCGTAAATATCGTCAAGACCTGGTCAGATAGATTGGAGGTCTACAACGGGGCTGATGGAGACCAACCTAAAGAACAGGTATATCTCTTTGATATCCCTATCTCATTAGAAATCTTGCAAAAAAACGTTTACGCCGAGTATTGGATTGAATCAATTCCGAAACCAATACTCAATAGCTGCTTGGAACTACCCTCGATACAGCTATTCGTTCTTCACTGTGTTGCCAATAGTAGGGATGCTGCAGACTTATTACTAAGTAATCCCGCTCTTTGTTACCTTTGGGCGTGGGTAAATTACTCGTATTTACAAAGCCGTCCAGGAGAAATAGATACCCTCTTGGATCAGCTTCACGCGAAACAACTGAATATACTGCGCCAAATTGCGCCGAGGGCACCCAAGGCTGCAGTTAAATTACTCAAGCGGCTAGATGTGGCTTCGATCGATCCATTTCGTCGTAACGCACTGCTCACGATCCTTCAAGATGCGACGTTGGTGTTGAAGCTGAGCCATCAACAGGCTCTTTGCTTTCCTAGTCTCTTAATTGCTGATCGCTACTCTTGGGCGGTGAATCAACGAGTTTTTGGCATATTGATTCGTCTTCAACGACAAGAACTACGTTTACTTGATGATGCGATTGCCATGAGCGATGGGCGAGCGATACAAGCTTTGGCGAGATGCGAGACATGGCCAGAGGTTGTTGCCTGCCACGACCGTTGGGCAAGGGAGTGGAACCGTGGGCGCTTGTTCGAAGAGATGTTGCTCCGTGACGACCGTGGGATAGCTATTGCTTTTCCACCCCCTCCAGTCGAGCCGACGAGTGACATCTGTTGGCTGGCGACACCTGACGAAGTGATGCAGGAAGGGAGGAATCTGCGTCACTGTATATCGTCATACGTGACGAAGGTCCAACGAGGGGAATATGCGGTATACCACCTGCGAGAACCCTATAACGTTACAATCGGGTTAAGGAGGTCTGCGTTGGGCTGGCAGTTGGACCAGATTCGAGGTGTATGCAATAGATCTCCGACCACTGAAGAACACTCGATAGTGGACGAGTGGCTTCGCGCGAAAGGTTTATCTTTAGTCTTCGACAACTAA
- a CDS encoding helix-turn-helix transcriptional regulator: MGWPLRWDLLFRYRLIEIIAKWEGRLTTTHLTKGFGISRQQASKDINSYLAGIAPGNLVYDKHAKGYVPSSTFQPELTVGTSDEYLHLLARSSDISASFEEIDMGFRSTVSIKPTNRNIDPEILKPIVQAIREKKRVDINYTSLSSGEMSERIVSPHSLVCTPIRWHFRGYCEKARDYRDFVLSRVHGIPDINDKASFTESSDQAWRQRNSIEIIADRRLTTKQKSVIEKDYGMIKGKLIIDTRSALIKYVLDAYNINPELKNDSPLSQQIEVGNLEEIAGWLPVPTGTVLVNSDS, translated from the coding sequence ATGGGATGGCCTTTAAGGTGGGACCTTCTGTTTAGGTACCGACTGATCGAAATTATTGCGAAATGGGAAGGCCGGTTAACCACCACTCACCTTACTAAAGGTTTTGGAATCAGCCGTCAACAAGCATCCAAAGACATCAACAGCTACTTGGCGGGCATCGCGCCAGGCAACCTCGTCTACGACAAGCACGCTAAAGGATACGTCCCTAGCAGTACCTTTCAACCTGAATTAACAGTCGGCACATCTGATGAATACCTGCATCTGCTGGCGCGTAGCTCCGACATTTCGGCCAGCTTTGAAGAGATCGACATGGGGTTTCGAAGTACGGTTTCGATCAAACCGACCAATCGCAATATCGACCCCGAGATACTCAAGCCGATTGTTCAGGCGATACGTGAAAAGAAGCGCGTGGACATCAATTACACCTCACTCAGTTCAGGTGAGATGAGCGAGCGAATTGTTTCACCTCACTCGCTGGTATGCACCCCCATTCGTTGGCACTTTCGAGGGTATTGCGAAAAGGCACGGGACTACCGAGATTTCGTGCTAAGCCGCGTACATGGTATTCCCGACATTAATGACAAAGCGTCCTTTACCGAAAGCAGCGATCAGGCCTGGCGCCAACGCAATTCTATAGAAATCATTGCTGACAGACGACTTACCACGAAGCAGAAGTCCGTAATTGAAAAAGACTACGGAATGATCAAAGGAAAGCTGATCATCGATACTCGATCCGCTTTGATAAAGTACGTACTGGATGCCTACAACATTAACCCTGAGCTGAAGAACGACAGTCCATTATCGCAGCAGATTGAGGTGGGGAATCTGGAGGAGATTGCTGGGTGGTTACCAGTGCCAACTGGTACGGTCCTTGTGAACTCTGACAGCTAA
- a CDS encoding McrB family protein, with the protein MSRYCGSKDTTSQLNAAQDWLARCIYQRKSIFTDDAIWTLENFRALDENFTNSLDEGDGKYIEKLEACLSETEGPVKKLVAEMTWFMVLCLSNAGVISKRKSIMNIWAWSGEELDMDSPYLSDQTLKGIGSGGPSYNVNRWRELIYFIQLVIRLFEYEGEVKTIFSDAWGCAEWVDQLDGYGHRQFRYMLLYLLFPDVYERIFSRSERQKIVRGFLGKTPKEIRKMTELDIDKAIHKIRTEQERELESDKLDFYISPLKDGWIDPKVKVTLYDEAPELEVDLEKRQATLSNGPLNSILYGPPGTGKTYQTLNRVLRILDPKFLEENIESRERLKERYEQLKAEGRVDFVTFHQSYGYEEFIEGLRADTDDKGQISYRIEDGTFKAICIKAQAGVVNNDTLDACVKAFIADIDDKERIKLKTSTSRDFYVEYHGHTTLRVFPVDSKNEDNTRGYPVSIQSIKNLYRGINVDKFYNKSYVKGVLQYLITHYQLPATYQATDNATGNYVLVVDEINRGNISKIFGELITLIEPSKRLGEEEALTVSLPYSKDEFGVPNNLYLVGTMNTADRSLAMMDTALRRRFDFIEMMPKPDVLDNAEVKGCNLEELLSIMNQRIEYLYDREHTLGHAFFIPVKRALEESEEAAWLALQNVFRNKVLPLLEEYFFEDWSKIRLVLGDNQKKDPRLQFVLEDKLTGNLDALFGQSYQSDEYSDAQMAYSINTNAFKRPSAYSQIISGGEIEEVPTQSVSEATVES; encoded by the coding sequence ATGTCCCGTTACTGCGGAAGTAAAGATACAACGTCTCAACTTAATGCCGCGCAAGATTGGTTGGCCCGTTGTATATACCAAAGAAAGTCGATATTCACCGATGATGCTATTTGGACGCTAGAAAATTTTCGAGCCTTAGATGAGAATTTTACAAATAGTCTAGATGAGGGCGATGGTAAATATATAGAAAAGCTTGAAGCCTGCTTGTCAGAAACGGAAGGTCCAGTTAAGAAGTTGGTAGCCGAAATGACCTGGTTTATGGTGCTGTGTCTTAGTAATGCAGGTGTCATTTCTAAGCGTAAAAGCATAATGAACATATGGGCTTGGTCCGGTGAAGAGCTCGATATGGATTCGCCGTACCTATCAGATCAAACCCTAAAGGGTATTGGTAGCGGCGGCCCTAGTTATAATGTTAACCGCTGGCGTGAATTGATTTACTTTATTCAGTTGGTTATCCGTCTGTTTGAGTACGAAGGTGAGGTGAAAACGATTTTTTCTGATGCCTGGGGATGTGCTGAATGGGTCGATCAGTTGGATGGCTATGGGCATCGGCAATTTCGCTATATGCTGCTTTATCTGCTGTTTCCAGATGTATACGAACGTATATTTAGTCGCTCAGAGAGGCAAAAAATTGTCCGAGGGTTTCTAGGGAAAACTCCCAAAGAAATACGGAAAATGACAGAGCTTGATATTGATAAGGCCATCCATAAAATCCGTACCGAACAGGAAAGAGAGCTAGAAAGCGATAAACTTGACTTCTATATTTCACCGCTTAAAGACGGCTGGATTGATCCCAAGGTTAAAGTCACATTATATGATGAGGCGCCAGAGCTAGAGGTCGACTTAGAGAAAAGACAAGCAACACTGTCTAACGGCCCGCTCAATAGCATTTTATACGGCCCTCCTGGGACGGGTAAAACATACCAAACTTTGAATAGGGTTCTACGCATACTTGATCCGAAATTCCTGGAGGAAAACATCGAGAGTAGAGAGCGTTTAAAAGAGCGCTATGAACAGCTCAAAGCAGAGGGTCGTGTAGACTTTGTCACATTCCACCAAAGCTATGGGTATGAGGAGTTTATTGAAGGCTTACGAGCAGATACCGATGACAAGGGCCAAATCAGCTATAGAATTGAAGACGGTACATTCAAGGCCATCTGTATTAAAGCTCAGGCAGGTGTGGTTAATAACGATACATTAGATGCTTGTGTAAAAGCCTTTATCGCAGATATTGACGATAAAGAGCGCATAAAACTGAAAACCTCCACTAGTCGCGATTTCTATGTCGAATATCACGGTCATACCACATTACGCGTATTTCCTGTTGACAGTAAAAACGAAGACAATACGCGTGGCTACCCCGTATCCATTCAAAGCATAAAAAACCTCTATCGCGGTATCAACGTTGATAAGTTTTATAACAAATCTTACGTTAAAGGTGTTCTCCAGTATTTAATTACCCATTATCAGCTACCAGCAACCTATCAGGCAACGGACAACGCAACCGGTAATTATGTATTGGTAGTCGACGAAATCAATCGGGGCAACATTTCAAAAATATTTGGTGAGCTTATAACGCTCATAGAGCCTTCAAAACGTCTTGGCGAAGAAGAGGCGCTGACCGTAAGCCTGCCTTATTCAAAAGATGAGTTCGGAGTACCTAATAATCTATACTTGGTGGGCACCATGAATACCGCTGACCGCTCGTTGGCGATGATGGATACGGCCCTCCGTCGCCGCTTTGATTTTATTGAAATGATGCCAAAACCCGATGTGTTAGATAATGCGGAAGTCAAAGGCTGTAATTTAGAAGAGTTACTCTCGATAATGAACCAGCGGATAGAATACCTCTATGATCGCGAACATACTTTGGGTCATGCCTTTTTTATTCCGGTAAAGCGCGCCTTAGAGGAAAGTGAAGAGGCGGCTTGGCTAGCCCTGCAAAATGTATTCAGGAATAAAGTACTTCCGTTACTTGAAGAGTACTTCTTTGAGGACTGGAGCAAAATACGTCTGGTATTAGGCGATAACCAGAAAAAAGATCCACGCCTACAGTTTGTGCTAGAAGACAAACTCACCGGCAATTTAGATGCCCTGTTCGGTCAGAGCTATCAGTCAGATGAGTACAGTGACGCTCAAATGGCTTACAGCATAAACACAAACGCTTTTAAACGGCCTAGTGCCTACAGCCAAATCATCAGCGGTGGGGAGATAGAGGAAGTACCCACTCAGAGCGTCAGCGAGGCCACTGTTGAATCATGA
- a CDS encoding McrC family protein yields MKAYTIFEYGHITAKPATSAVQVSQKGFRYLENLALDSTNAESGFLKLTKISGQRAIQVRNYVGVLQLPTTEQLEILPKIAKLAPAYGDGFVGQSASSIAAFSESRSALLNMLRSLKYFRHIASAESSLATSKLPLLDIFISQFLASVNQLIKRGLRSEYLSREDNVLFLKGKLLPSKQLKHNLVNKQRFYVEQDEYLNDRPINRLIHTALKKVAAYTHVNSQQKLCRELSFAFSDVPTSKNVKQDFAVVKMTRGMEYYRQPLAWAKLILEGLSPIAMAGQAKGISLLFPMEAVFEAYVARVLAEQLPAPYRLNEQAKGETQHLVSFGDKNWFRLKPDLLIKQGKSTVLVMDTKWKLLDSQKNNGTDKLGLSQADFYQMFAYGHKYLQGAGDIVLIYPATATFSQPIESCFQFNEGAGGSNLRLWVVPFDVATPTPNVARMMWPTALHGFSPVHGKSTLQMA; encoded by the coding sequence ATGAAGGCATATACGATCTTTGAATACGGACATATTACTGCAAAACCTGCCACGTCAGCCGTTCAGGTTAGTCAGAAAGGTTTCCGTTATTTAGAGAATCTAGCTCTAGATAGCACTAACGCCGAATCTGGTTTTCTGAAATTAACAAAAATTAGTGGGCAGCGGGCAATTCAAGTGCGTAACTATGTAGGCGTTTTACAATTACCCACCACAGAGCAACTAGAAATCTTGCCCAAAATTGCAAAACTTGCACCGGCTTATGGTGATGGCTTTGTCGGGCAAAGTGCATCTTCAATAGCGGCCTTTAGTGAGTCGCGTTCAGCACTACTTAATATGCTTAGGTCTTTGAAATACTTCCGTCATATTGCTTCAGCAGAGTCATCGCTGGCGACATCAAAGCTGCCGCTGTTAGATATATTCATTTCCCAATTCTTAGCCTCAGTCAACCAGCTAATAAAGCGTGGTTTACGTTCAGAATACCTGTCACGTGAAGATAATGTACTATTTCTAAAGGGTAAATTACTGCCGAGTAAACAGTTAAAACACAACCTTGTTAATAAGCAACGTTTCTATGTAGAGCAGGACGAATACCTGAATGATCGCCCAATAAACCGTTTGATTCATACTGCTTTAAAAAAAGTGGCCGCCTATACCCACGTCAACAGTCAACAGAAACTATGCCGTGAATTAAGCTTCGCCTTTTCCGATGTGCCTACCAGCAAAAATGTGAAGCAGGATTTTGCAGTCGTAAAAATGACACGTGGCATGGAGTATTACCGTCAACCACTAGCCTGGGCTAAGTTAATTCTCGAAGGATTAAGCCCGATAGCGATGGCGGGTCAGGCCAAAGGCATTTCATTGTTGTTTCCCATGGAGGCGGTTTTTGAGGCCTACGTAGCAAGAGTTTTAGCGGAGCAACTGCCGGCCCCTTATCGTTTGAATGAGCAGGCAAAGGGGGAAACGCAACACCTTGTAAGTTTTGGTGATAAAAATTGGTTCCGCTTAAAACCCGACTTGTTAATCAAGCAAGGCAAGTCCACCGTGCTAGTTATGGATACCAAATGGAAGCTGCTAGATAGCCAGAAGAATAACGGCACGGATAAGTTAGGTTTATCACAGGCCGATTTTTATCAGATGTTTGCCTATGGACATAAATACTTACAAGGGGCGGGGGATATCGTGCTTATCTACCCCGCTACAGCAACCTTTAGCCAGCCTATAGAGTCCTGTTTTCAATTTAATGAAGGGGCGGGTGGTTCAAACCTGCGTTTATGGGTGGTCCCTTTTGATGTGGCCACTCCAACACCAAACGTTGCGCGCATGATGTGGCCAACAGCACTTCATGGCTTTAGCCCGGTACATGGAAAAAGCACATTGCAAATGGCATAG
- a CDS encoding DNA methyltransferase: MNITQIEENVRSLLNSMSSGDMEQSDFIYELLLAYGHRKQSVTRLRSGERNLSAKDNSPRHDEIIWKRHLYFKQVEGDALHTEIDQMRKEKLVTTNKIRFVIVTNFDQLLAVDTKTSDSLDINLNELPKQFDFFLPWAGMEKAVYQGENPADIKAAEKMAKLFDLIKGDNFDESNKDDTEALHNLNVFLTRLLFCFFAEDTEIFADNQFSRAIESHTKDDGSDLPDYLNRLFSVLNTADGYRGELPDYLASFPYVNGGLFADDILSPVFSAKARRMLIECGSELDWSDINPDIFGSMIQAVVHPDQRGGMGMHYTSVSNIMKVIEPLFLNDFYEELEKVENSATKLHKLQQRLGEIKIFDPACGSGNFLIIAYKELRKLEMEVLKRLQELYDEKQDLKSGVMAQVIQPFSVIKLSQFYGIELDDFAHEVAILSLWLAEHQMNVEFKTEFGEVLPSLPLQKGGSIICANATRIEWTDVCSNKGEIYILGNPPYLGHSLQSKDQKNDIEFVFQGTSNYKKQDYISCWFYKAAYFINKESSFSFVTTNSLCQGAQVEILWPKLYEAGVEIGFAHKSFKWSNNARRNAGVICSIIGMRHSADKVKRIYYQGVSVIVGNINSYLVDSLDTIVVKATRPISDLPKMTSGNKPLDGGYLVLSPEEKECLLEEAPNASKFVRRFIGSSEYIRGNERWCLWISDDERLDAESIDQLKRRFDKVREVRLNGGNNARNKADSPHKFEFANEPDKSQIIVPRVSSERREYIPVGYLDNNVVIADSAQVLFDPDPYVFSLINSKMHMVWVDVTAGRLKSDYRYSSQYSYHTFPVPTLSESDKNELKISAMNILSARANYPEKTLAKLYDPNEMPKGLRAAHEENDRIVDSIYRKKEFINDDERLAVLFELYKKMTGGQNA, translated from the coding sequence ATGAATATCACTCAAATTGAAGAAAACGTAAGATCATTACTCAATAGCATGAGTTCAGGTGACATGGAACAATCAGATTTTATCTATGAGTTGCTATTGGCCTATGGTCACCGCAAGCAGTCGGTCACTCGTTTGCGCTCAGGGGAGCGTAACCTTTCCGCCAAAGATAATAGCCCTCGCCACGATGAAATTATCTGGAAGCGCCATCTGTACTTCAAGCAGGTAGAAGGCGACGCCCTGCACACTGAAATTGACCAGATGCGCAAAGAAAAGCTGGTCACTACCAATAAGATTCGTTTTGTTATTGTCACCAATTTTGATCAGCTCTTGGCGGTCGATACCAAAACATCTGATTCACTGGATATCAACCTAAACGAGCTACCCAAGCAGTTTGACTTCTTCCTGCCTTGGGCGGGTATGGAAAAGGCGGTTTACCAAGGTGAAAACCCTGCAGATATAAAAGCTGCGGAAAAAATGGCAAAGCTGTTTGACCTTATCAAGGGTGATAACTTTGATGAGTCGAATAAAGACGATACCGAGGCGCTACACAACCTCAATGTCTTCTTAACTCGCCTACTCTTCTGTTTCTTTGCTGAAGATACCGAGATCTTTGCTGACAACCAATTTAGCCGTGCTATCGAGTCTCATACTAAAGACGATGGTAGTGATCTACCGGATTACTTGAACCGTTTGTTCTCTGTTTTAAATACCGCCGATGGGTACCGTGGCGAGCTACCCGATTATCTAGCCAGCTTTCCGTATGTGAATGGCGGCTTATTTGCCGATGATATTCTATCACCAGTATTTTCTGCCAAGGCTCGCCGCATGCTAATCGAATGCGGAAGTGAGCTGGACTGGTCTGATATCAATCCCGATATTTTCGGCTCGATGATTCAGGCCGTGGTTCATCCAGACCAGCGCGGCGGTATGGGTATGCACTATACCTCGGTTTCCAATATCATGAAGGTGATTGAACCGCTGTTTTTGAATGACTTTTACGAAGAGCTGGAAAAAGTTGAGAATAGTGCGACCAAACTGCACAAGCTGCAACAGCGCTTAGGTGAAATTAAAATATTCGACCCTGCCTGTGGTTCCGGAAACTTCCTGATTATTGCCTATAAAGAACTGCGCAAGCTTGAGATGGAGGTACTGAAACGCCTGCAAGAATTGTATGATGAAAAGCAAGATCTTAAGTCAGGTGTAATGGCTCAGGTTATTCAGCCTTTTTCGGTTATTAAACTGTCTCAATTTTACGGCATTGAGCTGGATGACTTTGCCCATGAGGTCGCCATATTGTCTTTGTGGTTGGCTGAGCATCAGATGAATGTGGAGTTTAAGACTGAGTTTGGTGAAGTGCTACCATCTTTGCCATTGCAGAAAGGTGGCAGCATTATTTGTGCTAATGCCACTCGTATCGAGTGGACTGATGTATGCAGTAATAAAGGTGAAATTTACATTCTTGGTAATCCTCCTTACTTAGGTCATAGCCTGCAAAGTAAAGATCAAAAGAATGATATTGAATTTGTATTCCAGGGAACATCAAATTATAAGAAACAAGACTACATCTCATGCTGGTTTTATAAGGCTGCTTACTTTATCAACAAGGAAAGTAGTTTTTCTTTTGTTACAACTAACTCTCTATGTCAAGGGGCTCAGGTTGAAATTCTATGGCCAAAGCTATATGAAGCTGGTGTAGAGATTGGTTTTGCACATAAGAGCTTTAAGTGGAGTAACAATGCAAGGAGAAATGCAGGAGTCATTTGTTCCATTATTGGAATGAGGCATAGCGCTGATAAGGTTAAAAGAATCTATTATCAAGGGGTTTCGGTAATTGTTGGAAACATAAACTCATACCTTGTTGATAGCTTGGATACGATAGTTGTTAAAGCAACGAGGCCAATATCAGATTTGCCGAAAATGACTTCAGGCAATAAGCCTTTGGATGGTGGTTATCTCGTTCTGAGTCCAGAGGAAAAGGAGTGTTTGTTGGAAGAAGCTCCTAATGCCTCAAAATTTGTTAGAAGATTTATTGGATCAAGTGAATATATACGAGGGAACGAGCGATGGTGTCTCTGGATTAGTGATGATGAACGATTGGATGCCGAATCTATAGACCAGTTAAAGAGACGTTTTGATAAAGTTCGTGAGGTTAGGCTTAATGGAGGGAATAATGCAAGAAATAAAGCTGATTCTCCGCATAAATTTGAGTTTGCAAATGAACCTGATAAATCTCAGATTATCGTACCTAGAGTTTCTTCGGAGAGGCGTGAATATATTCCGGTCGGTTATCTAGATAATAATGTTGTGATTGCGGATTCCGCTCAAGTTTTGTTTGATCCAGACCCATATGTGTTTAGTTTGATTAACTCAAAAATGCACATGGTTTGGGTGGATGTGACTGCTGGGCGTTTGAAGTCAGATTATCGCTACTCTTCGCAATATAGCTATCACACGTTTCCTGTTCCTACTTTAAGTGAGTCTGATAAGAACGAGCTAAAGATTAGCGCGATGAATATTTTGTCGGCTAGAGCTAATTATCCAGAGAAAACTCTTGCCAAACTGTATGACCCAAATGAAATGCCAAAAGGCTTACGTGCGGCTCACGAAGAAAATGACAGAATTGTAGATTCGATTTACCGAAAGAAAGAGTTTATAAATGACGACGAGCGGTTAGCTGTATTATTTGAGCTGTATAAAAAAATGACAGGAGGTCAAAATGCCTAA
- a CDS encoding DEAD/DEAH box helicase, with amino-acid sequence MPNLIDVTYAQTGESTSTNDMGMRAMQARAYEARDNQYLLIKAPPASGKSRALMFIALDKLYNQGVKKAIVAVPERSIGGSFGNEPLSKYGFFRDWELEEKNNLCIPGGDGNNSKVKALKEFVKGDDKILVCTHATLRFACAELEDSDFDNVLLAIDEFHHVSADGENVLGETLRSLMANSSAHIVAMTGSYFRGDSVPVLLPEDEAKFAKVTFNYYEQLNGYQYLKSLGIGYHFYQGRYTDAIDEVLDTDKKTIIHIPSVNSGESTKDKYDEVDAIIDSIGDFVAKDSETGVITIKRKGDGKLIKMADLVHDDAKDRDKIVEYLRNIDSVDDMDVIVALGMAKEGFDWSYCEHSLTVGYRGSLTEVIQIIGRCTRDSDNKTHAQFTNLIAQPDAADDQVKIAVNNMLKAITCSLLMEQVLAPNFKFKTKLPDDGEATPPGTMKVGGFKEPSTQRTKDIVEQDLADLKAAILQDEKIIAASAGAVDPEVVNKVLIPKIIQTKYPDLTAEELEEVRQHVVVDSAVSAGEIKEEGDKKFIKMADKFVNIDDLNIDLIDSINSFQKAFEILSKSVTTNVLKLIQESIESTRIKMDFEEVKILWPKVNAFVKEKGRQPDLNAADLIERRLAECIIWIKEQKRQKAQEANA; translated from the coding sequence ATGCCTAACCTAATCGATGTCACCTACGCCCAAACCGGCGAAAGCACCTCCACCAATGACATGGGGATGAGGGCCATGCAGGCTCGCGCCTATGAAGCCAGAGATAACCAATACTTATTGATCAAAGCACCACCGGCTTCTGGTAAGTCTCGTGCCCTGATGTTTATTGCCTTGGATAAACTCTATAACCAGGGTGTAAAAAAAGCCATTGTGGCGGTGCCTGAGCGCTCTATTGGCGGCTCCTTCGGTAACGAGCCATTAAGCAAATATGGCTTCTTTAGAGACTGGGAGCTTGAAGAGAAAAACAACCTATGTATCCCAGGTGGCGATGGCAATAACAGCAAGGTTAAGGCGCTAAAAGAGTTTGTTAAGGGTGACGACAAAATTTTGGTTTGCACCCATGCCACCTTGCGTTTCGCCTGTGCCGAGCTAGAAGATTCCGACTTTGATAATGTCCTGTTAGCGATTGATGAGTTTCACCATGTCTCAGCCGATGGTGAAAACGTATTGGGTGAAACTCTGCGCTCATTAATGGCCAATAGCAGCGCCCACATTGTTGCCATGACTGGCTCTTACTTCCGTGGTGATAGCGTACCGGTGCTTTTACCGGAAGATGAAGCTAAGTTTGCCAAGGTCACGTTTAACTATTACGAGCAGCTAAATGGCTACCAGTATTTGAAATCCCTAGGTATTGGCTATCACTTTTATCAGGGCCGCTATACAGATGCCATTGATGAGGTATTAGATACCGATAAGAAAACCATCATTCATATCCCTAGTGTCAACTCGGGTGAATCCACCAAAGATAAGTACGATGAGGTGGATGCCATTATCGACTCCATTGGTGACTTTGTTGCCAAAGATAGTGAGACCGGCGTGATCACCATTAAGCGTAAGGGGGATGGCAAGCTGATTAAGATGGCCGACCTGGTGCATGACGACGCCAAAGATCGCGACAAGATTGTGGAGTATCTGCGCAATATTGATAGCGTGGATGATATGGACGTGATTGTTGCCCTAGGTATGGCTAAAGAAGGGTTTGACTGGTCTTACTGCGAGCACTCGTTAACGGTGGGTTATCGAGGCTCCCTCACTGAGGTGATCCAGATTATCGGCCGCTGTACCCGTGACAGCGACAACAAGACCCACGCGCAGTTTACCAACCTGATTGCTCAGCCTGATGCAGCGGATGATCAGGTCAAGATTGCCGTTAACAATATGCTCAAAGCCATTACTTGCTCGTTATTGATGGAACAGGTTCTGGCTCCTAACTTCAAGTTTAAAACCAAGCTACCTGACGATGGTGAGGCTACACCACCTGGCACCATGAAAGTGGGCGGCTTTAAAGAACCAAGCACCCAGCGCACTAAAGATATTGTTGAGCAAGACCTGGCCGATTTGAAAGCGGCTATTTTGCAAGATGAAAAAATCATCGCTGCATCAGCCGGTGCGGTTGATCCTGAGGTGGTGAATAAGGTTCTGATCCCCAAGATCATTCAAACTAAATACCCTGACTTAACCGCCGAAGAGTTGGAAGAAGTGCGCCAGCATGTGGTGGTGGATTCAGCCGTTAGTGCTGGTGAGATTAAGGAAGAAGGCGATAAGAAATTCATCAAGATGGCGGATAAATTCGTCAATATTGACGATTTGAATATCGACTTGATTGACAGCATCAACTCGTTCCAAAAAGCGTTTGAAATCTTATCTAAATCGGTTACGACCAATGTACTGAAACTGATTCAGGAGTCCATTGAATCCACTCGTATTAAAATGGATTTTGAAGAGGTGAAAATTCTCTGGCCCAAGGTCAATGCCTTTGTAAAAGAGAAAGGCCGCCAGCCTGATTTGAACGCGGCAGATTTGATTGAGCGCCGCCTCGCTGAGTGCATCATCTGGATTAAAGAGCAGAAGCGCCAGAAGGCTCAAGAGGCAAATGCATAA